The Parafrankia irregularis genome contains a region encoding:
- a CDS encoding GuaB3 family IMP dehydrogenase-related protein, protein MADVEIGIGKNARVAYGLDAVGIVPSRRTRDPADVSLGWEIDAYRFGLPIVAAAADAVTSPASAIALGRLGGLGVLHLEGLWTRHEDPEPLLAEVAALGAESGAVAATRRLRELYAAPVQPELIGARLQEMREAGVVTAAALRPQKLRSLCPYVVAAGVDLLVVHGTAVSAEHQSRRTEPLNLKQFIGQLDIPVLVGGCASFSTALHLMRTGAAGVIVGVGGGLGDDTASTLGIGVPLATAIADAAGARMRYLDESGGRYVHVIAHGDLRTGGDVAKAVACGADAVMVDSLLAQAVDAPGQGAAWSMEILHSDLPRGRWAPVATSHSVAEILTGGGGIAEDGVANIAGALRAAMATTGYATLKEFQKAEVMIAAGG, encoded by the coding sequence GTGGCTGACGTCGAGATCGGTATCGGGAAGAACGCGCGGGTGGCCTACGGCCTGGACGCCGTGGGCATCGTTCCGTCGCGGCGAACCCGCGACCCAGCCGACGTCTCGCTCGGCTGGGAGATCGACGCCTACCGCTTCGGGCTTCCGATCGTCGCGGCGGCCGCCGACGCGGTCACCTCTCCCGCGTCGGCGATCGCCCTCGGGCGTCTCGGTGGGCTCGGGGTGCTGCACCTGGAAGGTCTGTGGACCCGGCACGAGGATCCCGAGCCGCTCCTGGCCGAGGTGGCGGCGCTCGGCGCCGAGTCCGGTGCGGTCGCCGCCACCCGGCGTCTGCGTGAGCTGTACGCCGCACCTGTGCAGCCCGAGCTCATCGGCGCGCGGCTGCAGGAGATGCGGGAGGCCGGGGTCGTCACGGCGGCCGCGCTGCGGCCGCAGAAGCTGCGGTCCCTGTGCCCCTACGTGGTGGCTGCCGGGGTCGACCTCCTGGTCGTCCATGGCACGGCGGTGTCGGCGGAGCACCAGTCGCGTCGTACCGAGCCACTCAACCTGAAGCAGTTCATAGGACAGCTCGACATTCCGGTGCTGGTCGGCGGCTGTGCGTCCTTCTCCACGGCGCTGCATCTGATGCGTACGGGGGCGGCCGGTGTGATCGTCGGAGTCGGCGGCGGGCTGGGTGACGACACCGCCTCAACCCTCGGAATCGGTGTACCGCTGGCGACGGCGATCGCCGACGCGGCGGGTGCGCGAATGCGCTACCTCGACGAGTCCGGTGGTCGTTATGTCCACGTCATCGCCCACGGCGATCTCCGTACCGGCGGGGACGTGGCGAAGGCGGTGGCATGCGGAGCAGACGCCGTCATGGTGGATTCGCTGCTCGCGCAGGCGGTGGACGCTCCCGGCCAGGGCGCGGCCTGGTCGATGGAGATCCTTCATTCGGACCTGCCTCGTGGGCGCTGGGCACCGGTGGCGACGTCACACTCCGTGGCGGAGATTCTCACCGGCGGTGGTGGCATTGCCGAGGATGGTGTGGCGAACATCGCCGGAGCGCTGCGCGCGGCAATGGCCACAACGGGCTACGCGACGCTGAAGGAGTTCCAGAAGGCAGAGGTCATGATCGCGGCCGGAGGCTGA
- the guaB gene encoding IMP dehydrogenase, producing the protein MDGSAAIPTTPTTRAGGEPDLDSAFGQSADARFTSAAPGAPGAEGAALPPKLAMLGLTYDDVLLLPAESEVVPASVDTATRLSRNISLAIPLVSSAMDTVTEARMAIAMARQGGVGVLHRNLSVDDQAQQVDMVKRSESGMITAPITCGPEATIEEANVLMARYRISGVPVTQPDGQLLGIVTNRDIRFERDYSRRVRDVMTPMPLVTAAVGVSADDALGLLRHNKIEKLPIVDEAGRLRGLITVKDFTKREQYPNATKDADGRLVVGAAIGVGEDAFKRAQVLVAAGVDFLVVDTAHGHHRAVPDMIARIKTEMRAGADGRPLDVIGGNVATAAGAAALVAAGADAVKVGVGPGSICTTRIVSGVGVPQVTAIYEAARAARAAGVPVIGDGGLQYSGDIAKAIAVGADTVMLGSLLAGVDESPGELIFINGKQYKSYRGMGSLGAMRSRGGNRSYSKDRYFQDDVLSDDKLVPEGVEGQVPYRGSLAGMAHQLIGGLRAAMGYTGSATIRDLQERSQLVRITSAGLTESHAHDVQMTVEAPNYTR; encoded by the coding sequence ATGGACGGTTCCGCCGCCATCCCGACGACCCCGACCACGCGCGCGGGCGGGGAACCCGACCTCGACTCGGCGTTCGGTCAATCGGCCGATGCCCGCTTCACCTCCGCGGCTCCCGGCGCTCCCGGCGCCGAAGGAGCAGCCCTCCCGCCGAAACTGGCGATGCTGGGGCTGACCTACGACGATGTGCTGCTCCTGCCGGCGGAGTCCGAGGTGGTGCCGGCGTCCGTCGACACGGCCACCCGCCTGTCGCGCAACATCTCGCTGGCCATCCCGCTGGTGTCCTCGGCCATGGACACCGTGACCGAGGCGCGGATGGCGATCGCCATGGCCCGCCAGGGCGGCGTCGGTGTGCTGCACCGCAACCTCTCGGTCGACGACCAGGCACAGCAGGTCGACATGGTGAAGCGCTCCGAGTCCGGCATGATCACCGCGCCGATCACCTGCGGGCCCGAGGCGACGATCGAGGAAGCGAACGTGCTGATGGCGCGTTACCGCATCTCGGGCGTGCCGGTGACCCAGCCTGACGGCCAGCTCCTCGGCATCGTGACCAACCGCGACATCCGTTTCGAGCGGGACTACTCGCGCCGGGTCCGGGACGTCATGACCCCGATGCCGTTGGTCACCGCCGCGGTCGGTGTCTCCGCCGACGACGCGCTCGGCCTGCTGCGGCACAACAAGATCGAGAAACTGCCGATCGTCGACGAGGCGGGCCGGCTTCGCGGCCTGATCACGGTGAAGGACTTCACCAAGCGTGAGCAGTACCCCAACGCCACCAAGGACGCGGACGGCCGCCTCGTGGTCGGCGCCGCGATCGGTGTCGGCGAGGACGCGTTCAAGCGTGCCCAGGTGCTGGTCGCCGCGGGTGTCGACTTCCTGGTCGTCGACACGGCCCACGGCCACCACCGTGCGGTGCCCGACATGATCGCGCGGATCAAGACGGAGATGCGTGCCGGGGCCGACGGCCGTCCGCTGGACGTCATCGGCGGCAACGTCGCCACCGCCGCGGGCGCGGCGGCACTTGTCGCCGCCGGTGCCGACGCCGTCAAGGTGGGTGTCGGGCCCGGGTCCATCTGCACCACCAGGATCGTGTCCGGCGTCGGTGTCCCGCAGGTCACCGCGATCTACGAGGCCGCGCGGGCCGCCCGGGCGGCCGGCGTGCCGGTCATCGGGGACGGCGGCCTGCAGTACTCCGGTGACATCGCGAAGGCGATCGCGGTCGGTGCCGACACGGTGATGCTCGGCAGCCTGCTCGCGGGCGTTGACGAGAGCCCGGGCGAGCTCATCTTCATCAACGGCAAGCAGTACAAGTCCTACCGGGGGATGGGCTCGCTCGGCGCCATGCGCAGCCGAGGCGGAAACCGGTCCTACTCGAAGGACCGTTATTTCCAGGACGACGTGCTGTCCGACGACAAGCTCGTGCCTGAAGGGGTCGAGGGCCAGGTTCCCTACCGTGGCTCGCTGGCGGGCATGGCGCACCAGCTCATCGGCGGACTTCGGGCCGCGATGGGGTACACCGGGTCGGCGACGATCCGTGATCTCCAGGAGCGCAGCCAGCTGGTGCGGATCACCTCCGCCGGGCTCACCGAGAGCCACGCCCACGACGTCCAGATGACGGTCGAGGCGCCGAACTACACCCGGTGA